A genomic region of Capnocytophaga canimorsus contains the following coding sequences:
- a CDS encoding formylglycine-generating enzyme family protein, whose translation MTKAQIKGTYPEKDKILVEGGFFLMGSQKSEGETIEHPQHKVFLQTFKISKYEITNAQYAEFLNAKGNQMNGDIPYIELKEGWSQIEKVNGKYIAKKGYEQHPVVLVSWYGANAYAQWVGGKLPTEEQWEYAAHGGNKTQKYTYAGSNTLDEVAWHRQNTDYLQPVGKKKPNELGIYDMNGNVSEWCEDDFTSYDYKLGNTEEKKEKPSVFSAFFMAIMSKTPSNHSYPEDKVTRGGHYNQQKMNIRIARRDNRNALGQIFVGFRVVFVEVKNLNDKK comes from the coding sequence ATGACAAAAGCACAAATAAAAGGAACTTACCCAGAAAAGGATAAAATCTTGGTAGAAGGAGGTTTTTTTCTGATGGGAAGTCAAAAATCGGAAGGAGAAACCATTGAGCATCCGCAACATAAGGTATTTTTACAAACTTTTAAGATAAGTAAATACGAAATCACTAATGCACAATATGCCGAATTCCTAAATGCAAAAGGCAATCAGATGAATGGCGACATTCCTTACATAGAACTAAAAGAAGGTTGGAGCCAGATTGAAAAAGTAAACGGCAAGTACATCGCCAAAAAGGGATATGAACAGCATCCTGTGGTATTGGTATCGTGGTACGGAGCAAATGCGTACGCTCAATGGGTTGGAGGCAAATTACCTACGGAAGAACAATGGGAATATGCAGCTCATGGAGGAAATAAAACTCAAAAGTACACTTATGCGGGGAGTAATACGCTTGATGAAGTAGCTTGGCATCGGCAAAATACAGATTATCTTCAGCCAGTTGGTAAGAAAAAACCTAATGAACTCGGTATTTATGATATGAATGGCAATGTTTCAGAGTGGTGCGAAGATGATTTCACGTCGTATGACTATAAGCTCGGGAATACAGAAGAGAAAAAAGAAAAACCTTCTGTTTTCAGTGCGTTTTTTATGGCAATAATGAGCAAGACACCAAGCAACCACTCGTATCCAGAGGATAAAGTTACACGTGGAGGGCATTACAATCAGCAAAAAATGAATATACGCATAGCCAGAAGAGATAATCGCAATGCATTGGGGCAAATCTTCGTTGGTTTTCGGGTGGTTTTTGTGGAAGTGAAGAATTTGAACGATAAAAAATAG
- a CDS encoding OmpA family protein, which yields MKKTTLSLIALTISGGYVFAQDLPSNPAPGKCYVKCITKDEFREETETIEVSPAYSKLEVIPATYKTIEERVLVKEASKKLVYVPAVYETVNVPYVQKEKGSALTVVPAAFGKDVKTLEVFPKTSGWEYKHLENCPSINKDACVTACFVERPARYENVNITTLAKDAYTNETEIAEVNATFKRQVVKTPARVEEVEIPAEYATIKRQVIDRPASTRKVEVAAEFKTVSKQVLTKKGGVTVWEEVDCKLLEPTMLPIFYEYNSARLTKDSEKVIDDVLLPLLRGKNTSVEIMSHTDSRGNDQYNMSLSQQRANAVVNYLATKGIQRSRMIAKGYGETRLINRCANGVQCSEEEHHKNRRTEFRILGE from the coding sequence ATGAAAAAAACAACTTTAAGCCTAATTGCTTTAACCATTTCTGGTGGTTACGTTTTTGCTCAAGATTTACCTTCAAATCCGGCACCTGGAAAATGTTACGTGAAATGTATCACTAAAGACGAATTCCGTGAAGAGACTGAAACTATTGAAGTTTCTCCTGCTTATTCAAAATTAGAGGTAATCCCTGCTACTTACAAAACTATTGAAGAAAGAGTTTTAGTAAAAGAAGCTAGTAAAAAATTAGTGTATGTTCCTGCTGTTTATGAAACAGTTAATGTTCCTTACGTTCAAAAAGAAAAAGGAAGTGCGCTAACTGTAGTACCTGCTGCATTCGGAAAGGATGTTAAGACTTTGGAAGTGTTCCCTAAAACTTCAGGATGGGAGTACAAACATTTAGAAAACTGCCCTTCAATCAATAAAGATGCTTGTGTTACTGCGTGTTTTGTTGAAAGACCTGCTCGTTACGAAAATGTTAATATCACCACTTTGGCTAAAGATGCTTACACCAATGAGACTGAAATCGCTGAAGTTAATGCAACTTTCAAACGTCAAGTAGTAAAAACTCCTGCAAGAGTAGAAGAAGTTGAAATTCCTGCAGAATATGCTACTATCAAACGTCAAGTAATTGATCGTCCTGCAAGTACTCGTAAAGTAGAGGTTGCCGCTGAGTTTAAAACAGTTAGCAAACAAGTGTTGACTAAAAAAGGGGGAGTTACTGTTTGGGAAGAAGTAGATTGTAAGTTACTTGAACCTACAATGTTACCTATTTTCTACGAATACAATAGCGCTCGTTTGACTAAAGATTCTGAAAAAGTAATTGATGATGTTTTATTGCCTTTGTTAAGAGGTAAAAATACAAGTGTTGAAATTATGTCACACACTGACTCAAGAGGTAACGACCAGTACAATATGTCTTTATCTCAACAAAGAGCTAATGCTGTTGTTAACTATTTAGCTACCAAAGGCATTCAACGCTCAAGAATGATTGCTAAAGGATATGGTGAAACTCGTTTAATTAACAGATGTGCTAATGGCGTTCAATGTTCTGAAGAAGAACACCACAAAAATCGTCGTACTGAGTTCCGTATTTTGGGTGAATAA
- a CDS encoding AAA family ATPase, translated as MRPILFVFSGLPASGKSTLSKWIVSKFIAVYLRIDTIEQGLRDLCNVNVEGEGYRMAYRIAKDNLLLGMNVVADCCNPITLTRDEWKNIAHNTNSFLINIEIVCSDKEEHHRRVFNRISEIENLKLPNWEAISEYHYENWTENRIQIDTSHKTIEECVRELFSKIELILEK; from the coding sequence ATGCGTCCTATTTTATTTGTCTTTTCAGGACTTCCTGCTTCTGGAAAATCAACACTCTCCAAATGGATAGTATCAAAATTTATTGCAGTGTATCTTCGTATAGATACCATTGAGCAAGGGCTTCGTGACTTGTGTAATGTTAATGTAGAAGGAGAAGGATATCGAATGGCATATCGAATCGCCAAAGACAATTTACTATTGGGAATGAATGTAGTTGCTGATTGTTGCAACCCAATCACCTTAACTCGTGATGAATGGAAAAATATAGCTCATAACACAAATTCTTTTCTAATTAACATTGAAATTGTGTGTTCAGATAAAGAGGAACACCATAGGCGAGTTTTTAATCGAATATCTGAAATAGAAAATTTGAAATTACCCAATTGGGAAGCTATATCAGAATATCATTACGAAAATTGGACTGAAAATAGAATACAGATTGATACTTCGCATAAAACCATAGAAGAATGTGTCAGGGAACTATTTTCAAAAATAGAACTAATTTTGGAAAAATAA
- a CDS encoding amidophosphoribosyltransferase, whose translation MSDNIKHECGIAMVRLLKPLSFYKEKYGTTFYGINKMYLMLEKQHNRGQDGAGLATIKLDMQPGERYISRVRSNQPQPIQDIFTQVNQRISELLKENPDLKEDVQAQKKLLPYVGEVYLGHVRYGTFGQNSIENVHPFLRQNNWQSRNLIVAGNFNMTNAKELFERLVALGQHPKENTDTVTVMERIGHFLDTEVEELYQKFKEEGLSKVEASKRIADELDVAKILRKSARRWDGGYAMAGILGHGDAFVVRDPAGIRPAYYYKDEEVVVIASERPVIQTAFNLEFEQIHELEPGSGIIIKKDGSTSVTQIIPQLPRKACSFERIYFSRGSDKEIYLERKKLGALLLPEVLQSINNDLKNSVFAYIPNTAETSYLGLVEEADSYLNKLKHQQILAEKDISSEKLAEILSQKIRKEKVAIKDAKLRTFITEDSSRDDLVAHVYDITYGSVQKGDNLVIIDDSIVRGTTLKKSILNILGRLKPKKIVVVSSAPQIRYPDCYGIDMARLEDLIAFEATLQLHKERGTYNIIEEVYKKCIAQVHLSDDKVINYVKEIYEPFTDEEITDKITELLLPKDYSIDVKIIFQSVANLHKACPQNLGDWYFTGNYPTDGGNRVVNRAFINFYEGKKDRAY comes from the coding sequence ATGAGCGACAACATCAAACACGAATGTGGCATCGCGATGGTGCGACTGCTAAAACCTTTAAGTTTTTACAAAGAAAAATACGGAACAACCTTCTATGGCATCAATAAAATGTATTTGATGCTCGAAAAACAACACAATCGAGGGCAAGACGGTGCCGGACTGGCAACCATAAAGCTCGATATGCAACCTGGCGAACGCTATATCAGTCGTGTACGAAGCAATCAACCGCAACCCATACAAGATATCTTCACGCAGGTAAATCAGCGAATTAGCGAACTCTTAAAAGAAAATCCCGATTTAAAAGAAGACGTACAAGCACAAAAAAAACTCCTTCCATACGTTGGTGAGGTGTACTTAGGGCACGTGCGTTACGGAACTTTCGGGCAGAATAGCATCGAAAATGTACATCCTTTCTTGCGACAAAACAACTGGCAATCACGCAACCTAATTGTGGCAGGAAACTTCAATATGACCAATGCTAAAGAACTCTTCGAGCGACTGGTGGCATTGGGTCAGCATCCAAAAGAAAACACTGATACCGTTACGGTTATGGAACGTATTGGGCATTTCCTGGATACGGAAGTGGAAGAACTCTATCAGAAATTTAAAGAAGAAGGTCTTTCAAAGGTAGAAGCCTCCAAACGCATTGCCGATGAACTGGACGTGGCAAAAATATTACGAAAATCAGCTCGAAGATGGGACGGAGGTTACGCAATGGCAGGGATTTTAGGTCACGGAGATGCTTTCGTGGTGCGTGACCCAGCAGGTATCCGTCCAGCGTACTATTACAAAGATGAGGAAGTAGTAGTCATCGCTTCGGAACGCCCCGTTATTCAAACGGCTTTCAATTTGGAGTTTGAACAAATCCACGAATTGGAGCCAGGTTCGGGTATCATCATCAAGAAAGATGGTAGCACGTCCGTTACGCAAATCATTCCGCAGTTGCCACGAAAGGCGTGTTCGTTTGAGCGAATTTATTTCTCTCGTGGAAGCGATAAAGAAATCTATTTGGAACGTAAAAAACTGGGAGCGTTATTACTTCCCGAAGTGTTACAATCTATCAATAATGATTTAAAAAATAGCGTATTTGCATATATTCCGAACACGGCAGAAACTTCATATTTGGGATTGGTGGAGGAAGCCGACAGCTATCTTAATAAACTCAAACACCAACAGATTTTAGCCGAAAAAGACATTTCTTCAGAAAAACTTGCCGAGATTTTATCCCAAAAAATCCGAAAGGAGAAAGTAGCCATTAAGGACGCCAAACTCCGCACCTTTATCACGGAGGACAGCTCTCGGGACGACCTCGTAGCTCACGTGTACGACATCACCTATGGTTCAGTGCAAAAGGGCGACAATCTGGTAATCATCGACGATAGTATTGTTCGAGGCACGACCTTGAAGAAAAGCATTCTCAACATTTTGGGACGCCTAAAACCGAAAAAGATTGTAGTAGTTTCTTCCGCTCCACAAATCCGCTATCCTGATTGTTACGGAATTGATATGGCGAGATTGGAGGACTTGATTGCTTTTGAAGCTACCTTGCAACTGCACAAAGAAAGAGGCACATATAACATCATCGAAGAAGTGTATAAAAAATGTATCGCACAGGTGCATTTGAGCGACGACAAAGTGATAAACTACGTCAAGGAAATTTATGAGCCTTTTACCGATGAGGAAATCACTGACAAAATCACGGAACTATTACTACCGAAAGATTATTCAATCGACGTGAAGATTATTTTCCAATCGGTTGCAAATTTGCATAAGGCTTGTCCGCAGAACTTGGGCGACTGGTATTTTACGGGCAATTACCCCACCGATGGCGGAAACCGCGTAGTAAACAGAGCCTTTATCAACTTCTATGAAGGGAAAAAAGATAGAGCGTACTAA
- the porK gene encoding T9SS ring complex lipoprotein PorK/GldK has translation MIRKISLFMVMIAILAACGKGSNKGELVGVKGKKWKQPKPYGMTLIPGGAFVMGNADDDKSGSSNAQNKTVTVRSFYMDETEITNSEYRQFVYWVRDSIIKTKLALMAEDMGQGPGSGGIGEFAFLDSNSENMSVYDKYMYDNYYSVDGEKGRKLNPKAQIIWDKNKYPDENYAEVMDKMYIPMDEAYNGKRPLDVEQLVFRYQVMDMEKAARKRGARKDYIREELVKIYPDTTVWIRDFEYSYNEPMHNDYFWHEAYSEYPVVGVTWGQARAFCEWRTINKNAYLKSKNDDVVNAFRLPIEAEWEFAARGGLENGTYPWGGPYTTDDRACFLANFKPLRGDYAADNALYTVEAKSYEPNGYNLYNMAGNVAEWTNTTYDPNAYEYMSTMNPNVNDEKNQRKVVRGGSWKDPMYMLQVHTRDFEYQDSARSYIGFRTVQDYMGTDATQKVKGARGFR, from the coding sequence ATGATTAGGAAGATATCTCTGTTTATGGTAATGATTGCAATACTTGCTGCTTGTGGTAAGGGAAGCAATAAAGGAGAGCTTGTTGGAGTTAAGGGTAAAAAGTGGAAGCAACCTAAGCCTTATGGAATGACACTTATTCCTGGGGGGGCTTTTGTAATGGGAAATGCTGATGATGATAAATCCGGTAGCTCAAACGCTCAAAATAAAACAGTTACTGTGCGTTCATTTTATATGGATGAAACGGAAATTACTAATAGTGAGTATCGTCAGTTTGTCTATTGGGTGAGAGATTCCATTATCAAAACCAAGTTGGCTTTAATGGCAGAGGATATGGGTCAAGGTCCTGGAAGTGGAGGTATTGGAGAATTCGCTTTTTTAGATTCTAACTCCGAAAATATGAGCGTTTACGACAAATATATGTACGATAACTATTATAGCGTAGATGGCGAAAAGGGGCGAAAATTAAATCCTAAGGCACAAATCATTTGGGATAAAAATAAATATCCTGATGAGAACTATGCTGAGGTTATGGATAAAATGTATATCCCTATGGATGAGGCTTACAACGGAAAAAGACCTCTTGATGTAGAGCAATTGGTTTTCAGATATCAGGTTATGGATATGGAAAAAGCGGCACGTAAACGTGGCGCTAGAAAAGACTATATCCGAGAGGAACTCGTGAAGATATATCCAGATACTACAGTATGGATTCGTGATTTTGAGTACTCTTATAACGAACCGATGCATAATGATTACTTTTGGCACGAAGCGTATAGCGAATATCCTGTTGTGGGGGTTACTTGGGGTCAAGCAAGAGCATTTTGTGAGTGGAGAACCATAAATAAAAATGCTTATTTGAAATCTAAGAATGATGATGTGGTAAACGCTTTTCGTTTGCCTATTGAAGCAGAGTGGGAGTTTGCCGCTCGAGGAGGACTTGAAAACGGTACTTACCCTTGGGGTGGACCTTATACCACTGATGACAGAGCTTGTTTCCTAGCAAATTTTAAGCCTTTACGAGGAGATTATGCAGCAGATAATGCCTTATATACTGTGGAGGCTAAATCTTACGAACCTAATGGTTATAATCTGTATAATATGGCGGGGAACGTAGCTGAATGGACTAACACGACTTACGATCCTAACGCTTATGAGTATATGTCAACGATGAATCCCAACGTAAATGATGAAAAAAATCAACGTAAAGTAGTTCGTGGAGGATCTTGGAAAGACCCAATGTATATGCTTCAGGTGCATACCCGTGATTTTGAATATCAAGATTCAGCCAGAAGTTACATCGGCTTTAGAACAGTACAAGACTATATGGGAACTGATGCTACTCAGAAAGTTAAAGGAGCAAGAGGCTTCAGATAA
- the asnS gene encoding asparagine--tRNA ligase has protein sequence MHISINQVIKDSPIGQKITLKGWVRTFRSNRFIALNDGSTIENVQVVVDFENTPEELLKRITTGAAIEVKGSVVESQGKGQSIEIQATEIHILGDSNPEEYPIQPKKHSFEFLRENAHLRVRTNVFGAIMRVRSVLAFAIHDYFQQNGFFYVNTPIITGSDAEGAGEMFRVTTLDAKNPPLTEEGKVDFKKDFFGRETNLTVSGQLEGETFAMALGKIYTFGPTFRAENSNTSRHLAEFWMIEPEVAFLDLDGNMDLAEDFIKYVLKYTLERCREDIEFLNKRFLEEEKTKPQNERSSMSLIEKLEFVINNDFKRVSYTEAIDILKNSNHNKKKKFQYIIDEWGADLQSEHERYLVEKHFQSPVILFDYPAKIKAFYMRLNEDGKTVRAMDILFPGIGEIVGGSQREERYDVLIEKIKAMGIDEQELWWYLDLRKFGTAVHSGFGLGFERLVLFATGMTNIRDVIPFPRTPQNAEF, from the coding sequence ATGCATATTAGTATCAATCAAGTAATTAAAGACTCTCCAATAGGTCAAAAAATAACTCTAAAAGGTTGGGTTCGCACTTTCCGAAGCAATCGTTTCATTGCTTTGAACGACGGCTCGACTATTGAAAATGTACAAGTAGTTGTAGATTTCGAAAACACCCCTGAAGAACTGCTAAAACGCATCACTACAGGAGCAGCCATTGAGGTAAAAGGCTCGGTTGTGGAAAGTCAAGGAAAAGGGCAATCTATTGAAATACAGGCAACAGAAATTCATATTTTAGGAGATTCCAATCCAGAGGAATATCCTATTCAGCCTAAAAAGCATTCTTTTGAATTTTTACGCGAGAATGCACATTTAAGGGTTCGTACCAATGTTTTTGGAGCCATTATGCGGGTTCGTTCGGTGTTGGCATTTGCCATTCACGATTATTTCCAGCAAAATGGATTTTTCTACGTAAATACGCCTATCATTACGGGAAGTGATGCCGAAGGTGCGGGAGAAATGTTCCGTGTTACGACATTAGACGCTAAAAATCCGCCACTTACCGAAGAAGGCAAAGTCGATTTCAAAAAAGATTTCTTCGGAAGAGAAACCAATTTAACCGTTTCAGGACAGCTTGAAGGAGAAACTTTTGCGATGGCTTTGGGCAAAATTTACACGTTCGGACCTACTTTCCGTGCCGAAAATTCAAACACATCACGTCACTTGGCGGAATTCTGGATGATTGAACCTGAAGTGGCTTTCCTCGACCTTGATGGCAATATGGATTTGGCTGAGGATTTCATTAAATATGTGTTGAAATACACTCTTGAGCGTTGCCGTGAAGATATTGAGTTTCTCAACAAACGTTTCTTGGAGGAAGAAAAAACAAAACCGCAAAACGAACGTAGCTCAATGTCACTTATTGAAAAGTTGGAGTTCGTAATCAATAATGATTTCAAACGAGTAAGCTACACCGAAGCAATTGATATTCTGAAGAATTCAAATCATAATAAGAAGAAAAAATTTCAATACATTATTGATGAATGGGGTGCCGATTTGCAAAGTGAACACGAGCGTTACTTGGTAGAAAAACATTTCCAAAGCCCTGTTATCTTGTTTGATTATCCAGCAAAAATCAAAGCGTTTTATATGCGACTCAACGAAGACGGAAAAACAGTTCGTGCAATGGATATACTATTCCCTGGTATTGGCGAAATTGTAGGTGGTTCACAACGTGAAGAGCGGTACGATGTTTTGATTGAAAAAATCAAAGCTATGGGTATTGACGAGCAAGAATTATGGTGGTATTTGGATTTGCGAAAGTTCGGTACGGCAGTGCATAGCGGTTTCGGACTTGGTTTTGAACGCCTTGTGCTATTTGCAACAGGAATGACCAATATTCGTGATGTGATTCCTTTCCCAAGAACACCACAAAACGCTGAATTTTAA
- a CDS encoding DUF4982 domain-containing protein, with translation MKNIFLSTILVGMSSLSIAQTSQTLEKNWKFTREDNKNFSQIFVNDKKWQNVVVPHDWAIYGPFDIENDVQRTAIKQDGQVAPIEHSGRTGGLPFVGVGWYRTSFDVADFNSDKKVFIKFDGAMSNAEVFVNGQKAGQWHHGYNTFFLDVTPFVKAKNNTLAVRLENLTQQSRWYPGAGLYRNVHVITKNKTHIPIWGIQLTTPEIEKNFAKIQLKTEIESENPSNIEVETEIFNPRGEKIASDRKKYDEFIINNKIQQDIYVKNPVLWDIQQPNLYKAVTKIYENGTLKDTETTTFGIRKIEIKPNDGLYLNGRKIKFQGVCMHHDLGAIGTAVNEAAIRRQIRIMQDMGVNAIRTAHNMPAPEYVRIADEMGMMLALESFDEWAIPKVENGYNRYFKDWAEKDLTNLVRHFRNNPSVVMWFIGNEVEEQSVEEGAKVARWLQDIIHKHDGTRPVSNGMDRPDHVFKNNMAATMQVAGFNYRPFRYQEAYKLLPQQIILGSETASTISSRGVYKFPIERKSMPKYEDQQTSSYDVEHCSWSNLPEDDWIQHEDLPYTIGEFIWTGFDYLGEPTPYYVEWPAHSSYFGAVDLAGLPKDRFYLYRSHWNKEAETLHVLPHWNWKGREGQVTPIFVYTNYPSAEVFINGKSQGKRSKDLNIPLDGSYTKEAQQSFERQKRYRLMWLDTKYEAGEVKVIAYDKNGKAVAEKIVKTAGKPHSLRLTADRNVITADGKDLSFITIEAVDKDGNLCPNVNDLVTFKLSGAGTYRAASNGDATSTDQFHLPKMHLFNGKLVAIVQSSEKAGEITFEAKSKGLKSSVIKVKTK, from the coding sequence ATGAAAAACATATTTTTATCAACCATTTTAGTGGGAATGAGTTCCCTGAGTATCGCACAGACCTCGCAAACTCTCGAAAAGAATTGGAAATTCACGCGTGAGGACAACAAAAACTTCTCGCAAATTTTCGTAAATGACAAAAAATGGCAAAATGTAGTTGTGCCTCACGATTGGGCTATTTATGGTCCATTCGATATCGAAAATGACGTACAACGCACCGCCATCAAGCAAGACGGACAGGTAGCTCCCATAGAGCATTCGGGGCGTACGGGCGGACTTCCGTTCGTAGGTGTGGGTTGGTACCGAACCTCGTTTGATGTGGCGGATTTCAATTCCGACAAAAAAGTTTTCATCAAGTTTGACGGAGCAATGTCCAACGCCGAAGTATTCGTAAACGGGCAAAAAGCAGGGCAGTGGCATCACGGATACAACACTTTTTTCCTCGATGTTACTCCTTTTGTGAAAGCCAAAAACAATACGTTGGCGGTTCGTTTGGAGAATTTGACCCAGCAATCGCGTTGGTACCCAGGTGCAGGACTCTACCGAAATGTACACGTGATTACTAAAAACAAAACACACATTCCTATTTGGGGAATTCAGCTAACAACCCCTGAAATTGAGAAGAATTTTGCTAAAATTCAGCTAAAAACCGAAATAGAAAGTGAAAATCCGTCTAACATTGAAGTAGAAACCGAAATTTTTAACCCGAGAGGAGAAAAAATCGCTTCCGACAGAAAAAAATACGATGAATTTATTATCAATAATAAAATTCAGCAAGATATTTATGTAAAAAATCCTGTTTTGTGGGACATTCAGCAACCTAATTTGTACAAAGCAGTTACAAAAATATATGAAAACGGAACGCTGAAAGACACCGAAACAACCACTTTTGGTATCCGAAAAATCGAAATCAAACCCAATGACGGATTGTATCTTAACGGAAGAAAAATCAAGTTTCAAGGCGTGTGTATGCACCACGATTTGGGAGCAATTGGGACTGCGGTCAATGAGGCGGCTATCCGTCGTCAGATACGAATTATGCAAGATATGGGCGTGAACGCCATTCGTACCGCTCATAATATGCCAGCTCCTGAATATGTGCGTATTGCAGATGAAATGGGAATGATGTTGGCTTTGGAAAGTTTTGACGAATGGGCAATTCCGAAGGTAGAAAATGGCTACAATCGTTATTTTAAAGATTGGGCAGAAAAGGATTTAACCAATTTGGTACGTCATTTTCGTAACAACCCGAGTGTGGTGATGTGGTTCATCGGTAACGAAGTAGAAGAACAAAGCGTGGAGGAAGGTGCCAAAGTAGCACGTTGGTTGCAGGATATTATCCACAAGCACGATGGAACGCGACCTGTTTCCAACGGAATGGACAGACCCGACCACGTTTTCAAAAACAATATGGCGGCAACTATGCAGGTGGCAGGTTTCAACTATCGTCCGTTCCGTTATCAAGAAGCCTACAAATTGTTGCCTCAACAGATTATTTTGGGAAGTGAAACCGCTTCAACTATCAGTTCAAGAGGCGTTTACAAATTCCCTATAGAAAGAAAATCAATGCCAAAATATGAAGACCAACAAACCTCTTCCTATGATGTAGAGCATTGCAGTTGGTCAAATCTTCCAGAAGATGATTGGATTCAGCACGAAGACTTGCCTTACACCATCGGCGAATTCATTTGGACAGGCTTTGATTATTTGGGCGAACCGACTCCGTATTATGTAGAATGGCCAGCTCACAGCTCATACTTTGGTGCGGTGGATTTGGCAGGACTTCCTAAAGATAGATTTTACCTTTACAGAAGCCATTGGAACAAAGAAGCCGAAACGCTACACGTTCTACCACATTGGAATTGGAAAGGGCGTGAAGGACAGGTAACTCCAATTTTTGTTTATACAAATTATCCTTCGGCAGAGGTTTTCATCAATGGAAAAAGTCAAGGAAAACGTAGCAAAGATTTGAATATTCCGCTTGACGGAAGTTACACCAAAGAAGCGCAGCAATCGTTTGAGCGTCAGAAACGTTATCGCCTAATGTGGCTCGACACCAAATACGAGGCAGGTGAAGTTAAAGTGATTGCTTATGACAAAAACGGAAAAGCCGTAGCTGAAAAAATTGTAAAAACCGCAGGAAAACCACATTCACTTCGCCTTACTGCTGACAGAAATGTAATTACTGCCGACGGAAAAGACCTTTCGTTCATTACCATAGAAGCGGTGGACAAAGACGGAAATCTATGTCCTAATGTAAATGATTTGGTTACTTTTAAATTGAGTGGAGCGGGAACATATCGTGCGGCATCCAATGGCGATGCCACCTCAACCGACCAATTCCATTTGCCAAAAATGCATCTTTTCAACGGAAAATTGGTAGCCATCGTACAATCAAGCGAAAAAGCAGGGGAAATCACTTTCGAAGCCAAAAGTAAAGGACTGAAAAGTAGTGTGATTAAAGTAAAAACAAAATGA
- a CDS encoding beta-ketoacyl synthase N-terminal-like domain-containing protein produces MKIFITGMGSVSALGNDFNSTTEAYRNSDTYIKYDAPPTAPLCSSSKKEIETLKNLYPEYKGLDPSVLFAIIAARKAVQQAQWRENTFGINIGSSRGATSLFEQHYQYFLTHQKCATLASPSTTLGNIASWVGQDLKSDRFEMSHSITCSTALHALVNGIAWLKSGMENRFLVGGSEAPLTPFTIAQAQALKIYSSLNQPYPCRAMDMQKQQNTMVLGEGAAVFCLEKEESAKALALITGVGYATEPIAHSVAISADAKCLQKSMTMALKNHDKNTVDVIVTHTPGTLKGDKAELIAVQNVFGTNIPALTNNKWKLGHTYGASGALSLEMAILMLNLQEFFPVPYISYTKTPQKINKILVNAVGFGGNAVSVVLERK; encoded by the coding sequence ATGAAGATTTTTATAACGGGAATGGGCTCGGTTTCAGCTTTAGGTAATGATTTTAATTCAACTACTGAAGCCTACCGAAATTCAGATACTTACATTAAATATGATGCCCCTCCCACGGCTCCGCTTTGTTCTTCAAGCAAAAAAGAAATTGAAACTCTAAAAAACTTATATCCAGAGTACAAAGGACTAGACCCCTCCGTCTTATTTGCTATTATAGCTGCCCGAAAAGCGGTACAACAAGCACAGTGGCGTGAAAACACTTTTGGAATAAACATCGGCTCCTCTCGAGGTGCCACTTCCCTCTTTGAGCAACATTATCAATATTTTCTCACACACCAAAAATGTGCTACGTTGGCTTCTCCCTCCACCACATTAGGAAATATTGCCTCGTGGGTAGGACAGGATTTGAAAAGTGACCGTTTCGAAATGTCGCATTCCATTACGTGTTCCACTGCGTTACACGCCTTAGTCAATGGTATAGCTTGGCTTAAAAGTGGTATGGAAAATCGCTTTTTAGTTGGCGGAAGTGAAGCTCCTTTAACGCCTTTTACCATAGCTCAGGCTCAAGCCTTAAAAATTTATAGTAGTCTGAATCAGCCATACCCTTGTCGAGCAATGGATATGCAGAAACAACAAAATACAATGGTTTTAGGAGAAGGTGCAGCCGTTTTCTGTTTGGAAAAAGAGGAATCTGCAAAAGCATTAGCTCTTATCACTGGGGTGGGATATGCCACCGAACCCATTGCTCACAGTGTAGCCATCTCAGCAGACGCTAAATGTCTGCAAAAATCAATGACTATGGCACTGAAAAATCACGATAAAAACACCGTCGATGTTATTGTTACCCATACTCCTGGGACTTTAAAAGGCGATAAAGCCGAATTAATTGCCGTACAAAACGTTTTTGGTACAAATATTCCAGCTTTAACCAATAACAAATGGAAATTAGGGCATACCTACGGAGCCAGTGGAGCTCTTAGCCTTGAAATGGCGATTCTTATGCTAAATTTACAAGAATTTTTTCCAGTGCCTTACATTTCTTATACCAAGACACCTCAAAAAATAAATAAAATTCTTGTAAACGCTGTTGGTTTTGGTGGAAATGCCGTTAGCGTGGTTTTAGAACGTAAATAA